The Girardinichthys multiradiatus isolate DD_20200921_A chromosome 9, DD_fGirMul_XY1, whole genome shotgun sequence genome segment tccctccTTAAATGCTTGCTTCCATGATTCCTCCTTACCTTTATTCCTCCCCTCATTCCTTCCTTCCAGTCTGGTTTTTCTACGTTCATTATTTAAAGCCCAACCCCCAGTAGAAATATCTGCCATAAATTCATTCTGAATTGTTCAAGCAAAACAAATGCAATATATGACTGAGAGCTCAAGAAATTGGGTAAAGTCTGGAATTTTGTCAAAAGTGTTGAAGCCCTGGAAACGATCCTTTAGAGGCATtatactataaaaaaaaaactacttttgaCCATTTATTTTTGTAGTGAACCATGTTAAGCTTTATTCTAGAGTCACTTGTCTTTATAGTTTATTTCTTGACTATACTTATACCTGCTGTGTATATCACTTACAGGCCTGTAatgaagaagaagctggagcagGGCATCACTCTGGTTGTGGACAGGTACGCCTTCTCCGGAGTTGCTTTTACCAGCGCCAAGCCAGTGAGTGCTCTCTGCAGTTTtcccttcttttgtttttaggttATGTGGCAAAAACTGTATCCACCTGCTAATGTTCTCATACATGTCTGAAGAGCAACAGCTGGGCTGCTTATTGTCTGCAGGGCTTCTCTCTCGACTGGTGCATGAAACCCGACGAGGGGCTGCCGAAGCCCGACCTAGTTATGTTCCTGCAGCTGAACCCTGCCGAGGCCGCTCTTCGAGGCCAGTTTGGCACTGAGCGATATGAAACCAGTGCTTTCCAGAAAGCGGTTCACGAGAGGTTTGAGCAGCTCATGAAGGATTCATCAGTAAACTGGAAGGTATGAAGGTCATTGGCTGTCATTCAGTGTTGTGAGTTAACCAAAAATGTAACAATTCAATCGAACTGCTTTTTAGGTAATTGATGCTTCACAGAATATTGAAGGAGTTCACAATGACATCAGAACACACATCCTTAATATTTTCAACGAAGCTCAGAACACGCCACTAGGGGAGCTGTGGCGGTGAGTCTGCACAGGTCAGGAAGAAACCATAGCAACTAAATGTCTTCTCTGCACATAACTCTTTGCATCACTTCGTTCTTGTCAACCTGACAGATGTAATGTAAGACCTTTTTTTCAAAACCAGGAAGAGATAAAcagttgtgatttattttcagtCCTCTTACATGTCTGTTGTTCTGTCATTTGCCTATATGTTGctttgattaaataaataattttcaaacaaACTAGTGTACGTTCTAGACTTGGCAAGGATACTTTGCATCAGCAGCTAACACAACTTGCCTTTCTGGATTTGGATTGATTACAGGCTGTTAAAGACTTCAGATATTAGTGGACAAACTGCGTAAGCCGTAGGCATCATTAGCCTCTGTGGGTctatttcacaaaaaattataatgGCAATTTGACTTATGGACTCGGGGAAAGGCACCAGATCACTTCAGCATAAACATTGAAAGTGTTAAGACTCAAATGGAAACACACGTGTGAAGATGTGCATACAGAATTGATCCTGAGCTCCTGCTACAGCTCCACCGGGCAGTCTAGATGTAGGACACGGAACGTTTGGAGGCTGATGAGAACGCCGTGTTAACACCCACGGACTGGAGCTGGACTGGCTCAAGACATCTCTAATAAATGTTCATCCCCTCAAGCTTCTCTTCTGATCCAGAGAAGAGATTGAATCATCCGCCTACTGTTCATAACAGTAAATCATTGTTCGTTCCGTTCCTTACAGGGACAAGATTTCAAACTCCTCGTCCTCCGAATCAAAGAACCGCTCCAGCCTGTCTGAGTCCGAGAAATCTGCAAATTAAATTCAGAAAAtccatgaaatatttttttccgtttacaacattttgaaaagatgtttaaaaagaaagaatgaatgCAGTTGATTTACCAGGAGTAAGGTTAAGGGTGTCGACGCTGACCATGTGGACGGGCTGACTGTCTACTAATTCAAACATGGGAAGACCCCCTTTCTTGCAGGACAACTAGAAGCAATGTCACAcagatgcatctcaataaattacaacTTCAGACGTTTATGTATGGCTAACATTCATACTTATTACACACACAGTATTATACTTCTGGTAGTTTTAGgctgtattcacaccaggaaagtcctttggtccgcttgtttggtccagaccaaaagcCGACTTTATTTTTTCGTTTGGTGTGGTTTGCttttaacattgtgctttataCAAGTAAACTATAACTTGTAAATAAAGCCATGCATGCGAGCATggttgctcccattggacagaaatgaaatGACGGGGATGGAACAGAGCACAAACCTGGAATTAAAGGAAAACTATCATCGAAGTCTTGCCTGCTGCTTTTTGTTCTGCATGTTTAtacagatgattctgcagttgtacAAAATCATCGTCAGTGttaagagcagctcattcaactcAGGTTTCATGACGTCCTAATTTTGGACGGCATCGGCGAATGCGTGATGCAAGTCGAAGGAGACGAAAAATTATTTTCACGTGAGAACAGcgctttggaccactgagcagccGTCTAGtccagtctgttttttttaactcagcCCAGGTAAGGCGGTTCTGACGTCTCCGGTTGATGACTGGCTCCACACAAGAGACGCACCAGTTGTAGTTCATGTTCCAGATACATCTATGTGGCTCCTGAAGCTTTTGGCTGTAGTCAATGCCTTATGAGTCTCCTCCAGTCGCCTCATCACAATCCTCTCGGGCCTGTGATCATTACttttgcttgtgcacctttctCTACCACGCCTCTTCCTTTCCCTCAACTTTTCAGTACAATTTAAATGCAGCACTTGGTGAATAGCCAGCTTCCTTAGCAACGACCCTTTGTGCCTTGCCTCCTTGTGGAGAGTATCAATGACGGTGCCGGACAACTGTCCAGTCAGCAATCTTCCTTATTACTGTGGAGACCGTAACATGGCCACAAATAAGCATTTCTGTTTCTTAAATCCTCATTTATCCTCTAATGATATTCTACTTTGCTGAGATGCAATGGAATAGGTAAATTATTCTAACTGCAAatgttgctttatttcagtgtgAAACGAGACATACCCTTCGTATGCGCATGCACCAGTCATCGAAATCATCCTCTGTTTTGCAGAAGAAACCCTGGCAAACATGAGGAAAGTATAAAATTGAGAGTTAAACTAAATTGTTCAGCTTTATCACAACAGTCTCCTTATTGTTGAAGATACTAGAGCTCCCTGCCATAAACCCCTCCCCCGGCCGTCTCACCGCTGCGATGGACGGGTCCAGTTCACAAATGTGCATGCGGCAGGGCGGGTGCTGACAGTGGTACGTTTCGTCAGGGACCTGACCGTCTTCACACGGCTCCACTGCAGGCTGCGTGGTGTGTGGGTCTAAATAGATGAGCTCCTCTCCTGGAGACAAAGAGATGAGTTCACAACGAAAATGGCCTCTTGAGAACAGTTagggaaagaaagaaatgtgatGAGTATGAGCTTTTCACAGTGCACAGTTGAGACTTTATAGTACAAACGTGAGATCAGACATACCGACATAACCAATGAAGTAATGGGCACTGTTGGGTTTGCCCCCAATGACACCCAGGGACTGAGGCAGCATGAAGCATTGCTGTGAAAAGACAACAGGGTTGATCTCACCCTGACTCCATAGATTAATTTAGCTCAGTTTTAAGTTTGGCATTTCAGTTTCTAAGGAGACAAGTCCACAAGCTTGAGCAAGTCTCACTGATTTAGTCATTATTAGCTCCTGAATTCCAGCTCTTAAGAAAACATTGTCTTGCAAAATGATTCATGCCTCttgaacttttacacattttgtcacattacaacaaatcaacagaaactagtgcataattgtgaagtggagggtcaacatttgttttgcaggaacaaaattagaaaatttTGGTGATCATTTATAGTCAGTCCTGATACAATCCTGTGCAACCAGCTGCATACATTagtcacataattagtgaaTAAGGTTCAATGATATGTAGttaaatctcagtataaattcagatgttctgtgaaggcctcagaggtttgttagagaacattggtggaaaaaaacaacacatttaagaccaaagaacacagtaGACAGGCCAGGTATATGATTCATCATCCCATAGTTActctggcttttatggaagagtggaatAAAGGAAGCTTTtgttaaaagtaaacaatagcAAGTCTTTTTCCCAAAGTTCCACAAATCATGTAGAATCATGGAAGACGTTCTGGTCAGAAGTAAAATTTAACTTTTCGACCACTAATGCAAAAGCCtttgtgtggaagaaaactaaACCTGGGAATCACCTTGAATGTATCAACCCCATTTTGTTCCTTGTTCAACAgcgacagggaagctgatcaccgttgatgggaagatggatggagctaaacccAGAACAATCTTGGAAGAGAAATTGTTAGTGACTGCAAAATACTTCAGACTGGGTAAAGTTTTatcttccagcaagacaacaaccctaaacacacagccaaagctacaacgGAATGGTTTAGTGCAAAGCATaatatgtgttagaatgggccagtcaaagtccagacctaaatctaattaaaaatTGGCAGTAGTTGATAATTGCTGCTCATAGATGCTCTCAACCCATtctaactgagcttgagctattctgcaaagaagcaGCAAGTCAGATCTTGACGTTTTACGGTGTCTGAGACATAGTCCAGGGATTACAGCAATGAAAGGTACTTCTAAGTACTGATTCAGAGGAGGATCTATCATTTTCCGTCCAGTTCAccattatgcaccactttgtgttggtccatcacatcaaatccaagtaaaatacttttacatttatagttgcaatgttacaaaatgtgaaaaatattcaaGGGGTATGCAAACTTTTTAAGGCGCTACCTTTGATTCTGGCAGTTGAATATAAAGCTGCTTGTGTCAAACTAAAAGTTGGGTTTTAATGGAATTTTAAGCtcttctttaattaaatgaaaactAGACatcaaaagtatttaaaaagtaaGTACACATTTGTGTTTAATCACAAAGAGCTTACTTCAATCATcacctgcattttttttttaaacacctgCAATAAAATGGGGACAAGGACCTTCTGGATGTGGAGATTTTTCTAACCTTGAGGGTTTCAATGTAGGCCTCATTTATGTCACTCAGGCCCAGCCTGAGAGGGATGAGCAGGACCAGTGGTTTCCACAGAGCCGTCTCCTCGGCCAGAGCGCACGCTCCCTCCAGACAGCCGTTGACCTCACCCTCTTCCTCCGCTTCACCTGCAAGGTCCAGCCACGGCATGCAAAGACGCTCTGCAGGAAACATGTCAGGAAAATGTGTTAATATAAGCTGTGTCCtgcagaaaatttgaatttggCTTTAGACAGAAAGGACAGAGATCGCTGTGTGTGCTGAGagtaaaatagtaaaatatgataaatacttttttattacatttttacaagtttTAATCTTACAAAACTTTTAATCCCTATTAAATACATACTAAACTGGCCAGAATACAAGAAGCTGCAGTTTGCGTAAACAATCTAGGCCAAGCCCAACATTTTAAACCGGAGTGCTATTTAAAGAACCTCTGGTGATGAAACGCTGAGCTGCTACACAGCTGCACTCACTGATCTCCTCGATGATCACAGTGTTGTCCATTGCCACGTGTACAACTAATCTGCTCCACGTATCAAACACAGCCAGCTTCCTGGAAGGGAAACCACAAATGATGGTTTTACATATGTGCTACCAGCTTTGATTTCACTTTTAATAATCAAACAATGTTACGGCTTTTTACTCAGTTTACAGTCGCTGTCGGGTTTGGGGATAAAGCAAAGCCAAAGACATGCAGATCTGTGTGTTTCAAGTCACTGACAGCGAGTCTGGACCTCACAATATGTAATGGGTAACTAATTACAATAGTAGAACTGGACTTGGTATCAGTATCAAGGTGAAGTGtagtttagttttaaaactgtgtGAATCCTTCCATCAAAGCACACCTACAATTTAAAGCTCCTTTAATGAGAGGCCAGAGAATCAACAAAGTGGCTGCGGTTATTTTCCAGCTGTAAGGAGCATAGAGTAGCACAGTGCTCCCCTTTCAACCAACTGTTGCTCTGCACTGCTAaccagctggctgaaaaaaagaac includes the following:
- the dtymk gene encoding thymidylate kinase, translating into MASKRGALIVLEGVDRAGKTTQCKKLVQALLENGRPAEMMRFPDRSTTIGQLISAYLEKKSELEDHTVHLLFSANRWELVPVMKKKLEQGITLVVDRYAFSGVAFTSAKPGFSLDWCMKPDEGLPKPDLVMFLQLNPAEAALRGQFGTERYETSAFQKAVHERFEQLMKDSSVNWKVIDASQNIEGVHNDIRTHILNIFNEAQNTPLGELWR
- the atg4b gene encoding cysteine protease ATG4B isoform X1 codes for the protein MDAATLTYDTLRFGEFEDFPETSEPVWILGKEYNALTEKDEILSDVTSRLWFTYRKNFQPIGGTGPTSDTGWGCMLRCGQMILGEALMCRHLGRDWRWARDQKQREEYISILNAFIDKKDSYYSIHQIAQMGVGEGKPIGQWYGPNTVAQVLKKLAVFDTWSRLVVHVAMDNTVIIEEISECSCVAAQRFITRERLCMPWLDLAGEAEEEGEVNGCLEGACALAEETALWKPLVLLIPLRLGLSDINEAYIETLKQCFMLPQSLGVIGGKPNSAHYFIGYVGEELIYLDPHTTQPAVEPCEDGQVPDETYHCQHPPCRMHICELDPSIAAGFFCKTEDDFDDWCMRIRRLSCKKGGLPMFELVDSQPVHMVSVDTLNLTPDFSDSDRLERFFDSEDEEFEILSL
- the atg4b gene encoding cysteine protease ATG4B isoform X2; its protein translation is MDAATLTYDTLRFGEFEDFPETSEPVWILGKEYNALTEKDEILSDVTSRLWFTYRKNFQPIGGTGPTSDTGWGCMLRCGQMILGEALMCRHLGRDWRWARDQKQREEYISILNAFIDKKDSYYSIHQIAQMGVGEGKPIGQWYGPNTVAQVLKKLAVFDTWSRLVVHVAMDNTVIIEEIKRLCMPWLDLAGEAEEEGEVNGCLEGACALAEETALWKPLVLLIPLRLGLSDINEAYIETLKQCFMLPQSLGVIGGKPNSAHYFIGYVGEELIYLDPHTTQPAVEPCEDGQVPDETYHCQHPPCRMHICELDPSIAAGFFCKTEDDFDDWCMRIRRLSCKKGGLPMFELVDSQPVHMVSVDTLNLTPDFSDSDRLERFFDSEDEEFEILSL